CTAAGTAAAAAGTCAGGTTGTCATTGTACTCCTTGTCATGCGTGAAGTCAGTGAACTCCGACAGCACTTCAGGGAAGCTGTCCGCCACCGCCACATTAACAATGACTGTAGCCGAACGAGAGGGCTGCCCGTTGTCCTCCACTATAACAGtcagtctttgtttgacagcatcTTTATCAGTGACTTGGCGGATAGTTCTTATTTCTCCATTCTGTAAGCCCACTTCAAACAGCGCCCTGTCTGTGGCTTTCTGCAGTTTATAGGAGAGCCAGGCGTTCTGTCCAGAGTCCACATCAACAGCCACCACTTTGGTCACCAGATAGCCCACATCTGCTGAACGAGGCACCATTTCAGCCACCAGAGAGCCACCAGTCTGGACTGGATACAGAATCTGAGGGGGGTTGTCGTTCTGGTcttgaataattatttttacagtcACGTTGTTGCTGAGTGGAGGAGAACCTCCATCCTGCGCTTTGACGCGGAACTGGAAATCTTTGATTTGCTCGTAATCAAAAGAGCGCACTGCATGGATGACTCCACTATCAGCACTAACGGACACATATGAGGAAACTGGCACTCCGTTAATGGAGAAGTCCTCAAGTAGGTACGAAACACGGGCGTTCTGGTTCCAGTCAGTGTCTGTGGCTTTCACCGTGAATATAGAGAGACCTGGTGTGTTGTTTTCTACAATGTAGGCCTCATATGAGGTCCTCTCAAATACAGGCGCGTTATCATTTACATCTGAGATCTGTAAGGTGAGAATGATGCTGCTGGAGAGGGAGGGCACTCCCTCATCAGAGCAGGTCACAGTGATATTATACTCAGaggctctctctctgtctaaaTCACTGTCTATTACAACAGTAAAGAAATTATTTGTCGAAGATTTAATCGTGAAAGgaagattttcttttaaaatacacaatacCTTTCCGTTTTCATCTGAGTCTGGATCTTGTATATTGAGCATTGTTACGACCGTTCCTGGTTTCATGTTCTCAGACAATGTGTTTGATTTAGACATAATATTAATGGATGGAGGGTTATCATTTTCGTCTGTCACTTCCACAATCACTTTACATGCATCAGAGAGTCCCCCCTGATCTGACACCTGGACATCTAGCTCGTAAAGTCTCCTTTTTTCATAATCTATATTTTCCGTTAGTGTCAATACTCCACTGTCAGCATCGATTTTAAAGAGATTTGCCGCGGCGGATTTTGGAATCATGTATGTGACCTTTCTGTTATCTCCTTTATCCACGTCAGTAGCACTTACAGTAGTTATTATAGTCCCAATAGCAGCATTTTCTTTAACACTTTCTTTGTATTCCGTTTTTAAACAAACGGGTGGATTGTCATTTACGTCTAACACCGTAATGCTAATCTGCATTGTCCCTGACAGCTGTGGCTCACCGCCATCTAGAGCGGTTAGTGTTAATGACaaatgttcatgtttttctcGGTCTAACGGTTTCTGTAAAACCATTTCGACGTGTTTGATCCCCTCTCCTCGGCTGATGGTTTTCAAAACGAAATTATCACTGGGATTTAGGGTGTAGCTGTTCAAACCGTTGACACCAACGTCGTTGTCGATAGCTTTTTCTAAAACAAATCGAGCTCCAGTAAGAGCTGATTCGGGAATTTCATATTTCATCTCACTTCTCTCAAATGTTGGAGGGTTGTCATTTATATCGGTGATTTCAACCGTCACGGTGTAAAACTCCATTGGATTTTCTAGGATCAATTGAAAATGGAGAGCGCAAGGCATTGTTTGACCACAAAGCGTTTCTCTGTCTATTCTATCTTTAATAACGAGCACGCCTCTTTCTCGCTTCAGGTCTATATATTCTTCAGTGTTGCCAGTATAAATTTGAGCTTTACCGGACGTCAATCTTTCCACTCCTAATCCTAGATCATGGGCTATATTACCTACTAAGGCTCCCTTATTCATTTCCTCGGGAATAGAGTAGCTGACTTGCCCCTGTACTGCACCTAGAGATAGCACTGAGATAAACAACAGCACCTGCCATCCCATCGTTCCGATTACCATGTCTTTGAAGAAAATTTAGAAAATCATCTGTTTCTTCGACTCAGGTTCCAATTTGGacgaataaatataaatgtgcgGTCCCAAAAATGACAATGATCCTATTTTATCGAACAAAGGAATTCCATCGTGCAGCCCTGGCTCCTGCTCTTCGTCGCAATCCCCACTCCTAACTCTGCTACAAAAGCACACTAATTTCCAATGTAATATGCTGACGTATAGGGGAGGTTCTGCAACAAATGCACCCTCGGAAACTCAGTGGCTAACAGCGTCTCTCTCTGTTCAATGGCCTTAACTGCATGGTGTCTTTGTGCAGATTCACAATAGAGCCATTTAATATACAGAgtgtttaaataataaaaacggACTGCATGTTGTGGAATTTGAATTCCAATCGTAAAcataaattcagtttttctacaatattattaaaaaaacacaaaatataaataagataATGAAGCATCCACGCAGTCCCCCCAAAACACGCGCGCTTACACGTATGCAGCTGCATATATTAAGAGGGAATACCCCCCCGCACACCTTTGGCACATAGCTTATGATCACTTGCATTCCCCATGGTGCTGGATTATCAAGCACACACCACAAAGTGGCTAATTTCAATTCCATTATGCTTTTGATTGTGAATCTGTAAAATGACAACATAATCAAACAATCTGGGTGCCTGTGAAATATAATAATTACAGCCTaaaacttagaaaaaaaaactgtaataatacAAAGAGGGAAgtgcatgagagagagagagagagagagagagagagagagagagagagggagagagagagaggggagagagagagagagagtgagagggagagagagagagagagagagagaggcgagaggaggagagagagagcagagagagatagagagagggagaggagagagagagagagtaagagagggagagagagagagagaggtgcgCAATTTTTCAGCTCAATTTctgacctggaaaaaaaaattttggggGGCAGACATTTTCACAGCAATAAAGAAGAGTGACCTGGGCCTCTCCATGGTGCTGAACGTAATATATTGTTaaatgaaaagatgaaaagcataaataaatagaCAGACAGTAACAAAGGCAAAGCAGATTATCCCAGCCAACCTCTAGAGGAGAGTCTGGTTCATCCAGGatgctcttttcactctgtatcTGCTGCATCGTCCCTGTAGAACTGGGGTCCATTATCAGCACGTTCTGACTACCAGCTCTGCCGAACTTAAAGTCACTTTTTCTGGAGTCAGTCGTCCTGCACACCTCGTAATTGTACACATGGGGCAGAGTCCCTGTCCCCAAAGTGTCTGAGTAACGTGGTGGATAATATGGAATGACAGGGAGGCTGGAGTGATACAGGATGCGAGACTGTCTCCACCTGTAGACTTTCACTGATATAATAACCACTAAACAcgtgaggaagaggaaggaaacTACAGCCAGAGCCAAGACTAAGTAAAAAGTCAGATTGTCATTGTACTCCTTATCTTGTGTATAGTCAGTGAACTCCGACAGCACTTCAGGGAAGCTGTCCGCCACCGCCACGTTAACAATGACCGTAGCTGAACGAGAGGGCTGCCCGTTGTCCTCCACTATAACAGtcagtctttgtttgacagcatcTTTATCGGTGACTTGGCGAGTAGTTCTTATTTCTCCATTCTGTAAGCCCACTTCAAACAACGCCCTGTCTGtggttttctgcagtttgtagGAGAGCCAGGCATTCTGTCCAGAGTCCACATCAACAGCCACCACTTTAGTTACCAGATAGCCCACATCTGCTGAAGGAGGCACCATTTCAGCCACCAGAGAGCCACCAGTCTGGACTGGGTACAGAACCTGAGGGGGGTTGTCGTTCTGATCCAGAATCATTATCTTCACTGTAACATTGCTGCTGAGGGGAGGAGAGCCTCCATCCTGCGCTTTGACGTGGAACTGGAAATCTTTGATCTGCTCGtaatcaaacgtgcacattgcaCTGATGATTCCACTATCAACACTAACGGACACATATGAGGAGACTGGCACTCCGTTAACAGAGGAGTCCTCCAGTATGTAAGAAACACGGGAATTCTGGTTCCAGTCAGCGTCTGTGGCTTTCACTGTGAAAACAGAGAGTCCTGGTGTGTTGTTTTCTACAATGTAGGCCTCGTATGTACTCTTCTCAAAAACAGGCGCGTTGTCATTCACGTCTGAGATTTGTAAGGTGAGAGTGACGCTGCTGGAGAGAGAGGGCACTCCCTCATCAGAGCAGGTCACAGTGATATTATACTCAGAGGCGCTCTCTCTGTCTAAATCACTGTCCGTTTCAAGGTTAAAGAAACTACTCGATGCCGGCTTTAATGAAAAAggaatattttcattaatgccACATcgaatttttccattttcaccgGAATCTATATCCTGAACATTTACCATTGTGACAATCGTTGTGGGTTTAGAATCCTCTGGAATTACATTTGTCTGTGACATTATATTAATAACCGGTTTGTTATCATTAATGTCAACAACTTCAACTGTAATTTTACATGAATCTGTCAGTCCTCCTTCATCACTTGCTTGCACATGTATTTGATAGTAACGCGCCTTTTCATAATCTATACTACTTTTCAAGATTAAATCGccatttaattcattaatttcaaATATGTCTCTTACATCTGCAACGGTGTTGGAAATTGAATACATTATGTTAGAATTTGACCCTTTATCAGCATCAGAAGCGCTGACCTTGGTTATTATTGTACCTTTAACGGCATTTTCGGGTATTGAAGCTTTGTaaactgtttttgtaaaaaCAGGTGCATTGTCGTTTACATCGAGCACTGTAACATGTATCTGTGCTGTTCCAGACAGCTTTGGTTCCCCTCCGTCTACCGCAGTTAACACTAGAATCATCTcctcttgtttttctctgtcaagAGGTTTTTGTAAAATCATTTCAACTATCCTTTCTCCGTCTGGCTGATCTTTCAGTTTCAAAACAAAATTCTCGGTTTTTGTAAGAAAATAGCTCTGCAGACTATTCATGCCGACATCCGGATCTATAGCCCTCTCTAACAAGAATTTCGATCCTATTACAGCGGATTCGcttattttaaatttcatatCAGACTTTTCAAATATTGGACTGTTATCATTTATATCTGAAATTTCTACAACAGCAGTGTAAAATTCCATCGGATTTTCTAGAATAACCTGAAAATGCAAAGCGCAGGGCATCGTCTGTCCACACAACATCTCTCTGTCGATTTTTTCCTTAACAAGGAGGACTCCCCTTTCTCTGTTCAGCTCAATGTACTCTGCGCTGTCGCCAATAAAAATCCGAGCTTTGCCCGATGCCAGTCTTTTACTGTCTAATCCTAAATCCTGAGCAATGTTACCGATTAATGACCCTTTTGCCATTTCCTCCGGAATGGAATAGCTGACCTGTCCGACAACCGATGTTAGAGACAGAACGCAGAAAAACAGTAGCACTTGCCCCCTCATTGTTCTGTCCGGCATGTCCATGTAAATAGAATCCTACAGTAGTCGTTTTTCCCTCGGAAAGAAAACCCGCTGAATGTCCGTCATATGCTCTAAAACGGAAGTAATGAGTGAATTACATGTTACCGCTGCAGTCGTTATGGATAATGACTCTTTGTTTCGTGTGTGCATTTTGTACTGCGTGTCTGCT
The sequence above is a segment of the Archocentrus centrarchus isolate MPI-CPG fArcCen1 chromosome 10, fArcCen1, whole genome shotgun sequence genome. Coding sequences within it:
- the LOC115787066 gene encoding protocadherin beta-16-like, with protein sequence MVIGTMGWQVLLFISVLSLGAVQGQVSYSIPEEMNKGALVGNIAHDLGLGVERLTSGKAQIYTGNTEEYIDLKRERGVLVIKDRIDRETLCGQTMPCALHFQLILENPMEFYTVTVEITDINDNPPTFERSEMKYEIPESALTGARFVLEKAIDNDVGVNGLNSYTLNPSDNFVLKTISRGEGIKHVEMVLQKPLDREKHEHLSLTLTALDGGEPQLSGTMQISITVLDVNDNPPVCLKTEYKESVKENAAIGTIITTVSATDVDKGDNRKVTYMIPKSAAANLFKIDADSGVLTLTENIDYEKRRLYELDVQVSDQGGLSDACKVIVEVTDENDNPPSINIMSKSNTLSENMKPGTVVTMLNIQDPDSDENGKVLCILKENLPFTIKSSTNNFFTVVIDSDLDRERASEYNITVTCSDEGVPSLSSSIILTLQISDVNDNAPVFERTSYEAYIVENNTPGLSIFTVKATDTDWNQNARVSYLLEDFSINGVPVSSYVSVSADSGVIHAVRSFDYEQIKDFQFRVKAQDGGSPPLSNNVTVKIIIQDQNDNPPQILYPVQTGGSLVAEMVPRSADVGYLVTKVVAVDVDSGQNAWLSYKLQKATDRALFEVGLQNGEIRTIRQVTDKDAVKQRLTVIVEDNGQPSRSATVIVNVAVADSFPEVLSEFTDFTHDKEYNDNLTFYLVLALAVVSFLFITCLVVIISVKIYRWRQSRILYHSNLPVIPYYPPRYSDTLGTGTLPHVYNYEVCRTTDSRKSDFKFGRAGSQNVLIMDPSSTGTMQRIQSEKSILDEPDSPLEVRPF
- the LOC115787067 gene encoding protocadherin beta-16-like, whose protein sequence is MDMPDRTMRGQVLLFFCVLSLTSVVGQVSYSIPEEMAKGSLIGNIAQDLGLDSKRLASGKARIFIGDSAEYIELNRERGVLLVKEKIDREMLCGQTMPCALHFQVILENPMEFYTAVVEISDINDNSPIFEKSDMKFKISESAVIGSKFLLERAIDPDVGMNSLQSYFLTKTENFVLKLKDQPDGERIVEMILQKPLDREKQEEMILVLTAVDGGEPKLSGTAQIHVTVLDVNDNAPVFTKTVYKASIPENAVKGTIITKVSASDADKGSNSNIMYSISNTVADVRDIFEINELNGDLILKSSIDYEKARYYQIHVQASDEGGLTDSCKITVEVVDINDNKPVINIMSQTNVIPEDSKPTTIVTMVNVQDIDSGENGKIRCGINENIPFSLKPASSSFFNLETDSDLDRESASEYNITVTCSDEGVPSLSSSVTLTLQISDVNDNAPVFEKSTYEAYIVENNTPGLSVFTVKATDADWNQNSRVSYILEDSSVNGVPVSSYVSVSVDSGIISAMCTFDYEQIKDFQFHVKAQDGGSPPLSSNVTVKIMILDQNDNPPQVLYPVQTGGSLVAEMVPPSADVGYLVTKVVAVDVDSGQNAWLSYKLQKTTDRALFEVGLQNGEIRTTRQVTDKDAVKQRLTVIVEDNGQPSRSATVIVNVAVADSFPEVLSEFTDYTQDKEYNDNLTFYLVLALAVVSFLFLTCLVVIISVKVYRWRQSRILYHSSLPVIPYYPPRYSDTLGTGTLPHVYNYEVCRTTDSRKSDFKFGRAGSQNVLIMDPSSTGTMQQIQSEKSILDEPDSPLEVRN